The following are from one region of the Halomonas qaidamensis genome:
- a CDS encoding Nudix family hydrolase, with amino-acid sequence MVKRRVHVAAAAMISADQKRVLIARRPSNVDQGGLWEFPGGKLAPYETGLEGLKRELHEELGVEIVRARPLIRVHHEYPDKHILLDVWQVQEFAGEPFGREGQAVRWVPMEELANYPFPAANLPILRAVMLPTDYLITGEESDEERFDSLLERALDEDGVRLVQLRAKNLNEAAYVARAERALRLCRQYDARLLLNGEPALLDRIDADGIHLTSARLMSLERRPIAENKWLSASTHDQTQLSQAAVLGCDFVTLSPLRTTPSHPEVAPLGWHDFQQLVERAGMPVYALGGMTRFDASHARAVGAQGIASIRDFWK; translated from the coding sequence ATGGTAAAACGACGGGTTCATGTTGCGGCGGCTGCAATGATCAGCGCCGATCAAAAGCGAGTGCTGATTGCACGTCGGCCCTCTAATGTCGATCAAGGCGGCCTCTGGGAGTTTCCCGGTGGCAAGCTGGCACCTTATGAAACAGGGCTTGAAGGTCTCAAACGCGAACTGCACGAAGAGCTAGGCGTTGAGATTGTACGTGCCCGGCCGCTTATCCGCGTCCATCATGAGTATCCTGATAAGCATATTCTTCTGGATGTTTGGCAAGTGCAAGAGTTTGCAGGTGAGCCGTTTGGCCGTGAAGGGCAGGCTGTACGTTGGGTGCCCATGGAAGAGTTGGCAAATTATCCTTTCCCTGCCGCTAACTTGCCTATTTTGCGTGCAGTGATGTTGCCCACTGACTACCTGATTACCGGTGAAGAATCCGATGAAGAGCGTTTTGATAGCCTGCTAGAAAGAGCATTAGATGAAGACGGCGTAAGGTTAGTACAGCTGCGGGCGAAAAATCTTAATGAAGCGGCTTATGTCGCCCGTGCTGAGCGTGCTCTGCGCCTTTGTCGTCAGTACGATGCAAGGCTTCTATTGAACGGTGAGCCTGCGTTGCTTGATAGGATTGATGCTGACGGTATCCATTTGACGAGCGCGCGGTTAATGAGCCTTGAGCGTCGCCCGATCGCTGAAAATAAATGGCTATCAGCATCAACTCATGATCAAACGCAGCTTTCCCAGGCAGCAGTTTTAGGTTGTGACTTTGTGACGCTTTCGCCATTACGCACCACGCCTTCTCATCCAGAAGTAGCGCCGCTAGGCTGGCATGACTTTCAACAGCTAGTGGAACGTGCGGGTATGCCGGTATATGCATTGGGGGGTATGACACGCTTTGATGCTAGCCATGCACGCGCCGTTGGCGCCCAGGGAATTGCGTCTATTCGTGATTTTTGGAAATAA
- the lpxC gene encoding UDP-3-O-acyl-N-acetylglucosamine deacetylase: MIRQRTLQNVIRATGVGLHSGKKIHLALRPAPVNTGIVFVRTDLEPIVQVPARAELVEDTTLCTALSYNGVKVATVEHLMSAFAGLGIDNAYVDVSAPEVPIMDGSASPFVFLIQSAGILEQEAPKKFIRIKRRISVSDGDKEAVFLPHQGFKVSFVIDFDHPVFEQQKQTALIDFSTTSFVKEVSRARTFGFMRDLEFLRSNNLALGGSLDNAIVVDDYRIVNEGGLRYDDEFVKHKVLDAIGDLYQLGFSLIGEFRGVKSGHALNNQLCRELLAQPDAYEIVTFEEEKAVAPISYSAPAMA; the protein is encoded by the coding sequence ATGATCAGACAACGCACATTACAAAACGTCATTCGCGCTACCGGAGTGGGTCTGCACTCTGGCAAAAAAATTCATTTAGCTTTGCGCCCTGCGCCGGTTAACACTGGAATCGTGTTTGTTCGAACCGATTTAGAGCCTATTGTACAAGTGCCTGCACGTGCTGAATTGGTCGAAGATACGACATTATGCACCGCGCTTTCTTACAATGGCGTGAAGGTGGCGACGGTAGAACACTTGATGTCGGCATTTGCTGGGCTGGGAATTGATAATGCCTACGTTGATGTAAGTGCGCCTGAAGTGCCTATTATGGACGGCAGTGCTAGCCCTTTTGTATTCTTAATTCAGTCAGCGGGCATTTTAGAACAAGAAGCACCTAAGAAATTTATTCGCATCAAGCGCCGTATTAGCGTCAGTGATGGTGATAAAGAAGCTGTTTTTTTACCGCATCAAGGATTTAAAGTTTCGTTTGTTATTGATTTTGACCATCCGGTATTTGAACAGCAAAAACAGACTGCCCTGATAGACTTTTCAACGACGTCGTTTGTTAAAGAGGTTTCTCGTGCACGTACCTTTGGGTTTATGCGCGATCTAGAATTTTTACGGTCTAATAACCTGGCGCTTGGTGGTAGTTTAGATAACGCTATTGTTGTGGACGATTACCGTATCGTAAACGAAGGCGGTTTACGCTATGACGATGAGTTCGTTAAGCATAAAGTGCTGGATGCTATCGGTGATCTCTACCAGCTAGGCTTTAGCCTAATTGGTGAGTTTCGTGGCGTTAAATCCGGTCACGCGCTGAATAATCAACTATGTCGCGAGCTACTGGCACAACCAGATGCATACGAAATAGTCACATTTGAAGAAGAAAAAGCCGTGGCGCCTATTTCATACTCGGCACCAGCAATGGCATAA
- the ftsA gene encoding cell division protein FtsA, translating to MAGSPNASNMVVGLDIGTSKVVAIVGQPTDDGGIEIAGIGSHPSRGMKRGVVINIESTVQSIQRAVEEAELMAGCDIHSVYVGVAGSHISSMNSDGVVAIKEREVTPSDIERVIDSARARAVSEGQRVLHVLPQEFSIDAQGGIREPLGMSGVRLEAQVHLVTAALNAVQNIEKCVRRCGLEVDAIILEQLASSMAVLTEDERELGVCMVDIGGGTTDMAIFSEGAIRHTAVIPIAGDQVTNDIAMALRTPTQHAEEIKVKYACALTQLAASDEMIKVPSVGDRPARDLSRQALAEVVEPRYEELFTLVRDELRRSGYEDMVAAGVVLTGGTSRMEGVSELAEEIFHMPVRIACPQNVKGLADVVRNPIYATGVGLLHYALQEARHGQGLESHGGVVAVHKGRNELTRRDIKEGQSALARIKGWFKGNF from the coding sequence ATGGCAGGCTCACCCAACGCATCCAATATGGTTGTCGGGCTGGACATTGGAACGTCCAAAGTTGTCGCGATAGTCGGTCAACCTACCGATGATGGCGGGATTGAAATAGCAGGCATTGGTTCTCATCCATCGCGTGGTATGAAGCGAGGTGTGGTTATCAACATCGAATCAACAGTGCAGTCTATACAGCGTGCTGTTGAAGAAGCTGAGTTAATGGCTGGTTGTGATATTCATTCTGTTTATGTTGGCGTTGCCGGTAGTCATATCAGCTCAATGAATTCTGACGGGGTTGTCGCGATTAAAGAGAGGGAGGTCACGCCGTCTGATATCGAGCGAGTCATTGATTCTGCTCGTGCCCGTGCAGTTTCAGAAGGACAACGTGTTTTACATGTGTTGCCCCAAGAGTTCTCAATTGATGCACAAGGTGGTATCCGTGAGCCTCTGGGAATGTCAGGTGTGCGTCTAGAAGCACAGGTGCATCTAGTAACAGCGGCGTTAAACGCTGTTCAAAATATCGAAAAGTGTGTACGCCGCTGTGGCCTAGAGGTAGATGCTATTATTCTTGAACAGCTAGCTTCAAGTATGGCAGTGCTTACTGAAGATGAGCGGGAATTAGGCGTTTGTATGGTGGATATCGGAGGTGGTACCACCGATATGGCCATATTCAGCGAAGGTGCCATTCGCCACACCGCTGTTATTCCTATTGCGGGTGACCAGGTAACGAACGATATAGCGATGGCGTTACGAACACCAACGCAACATGCTGAAGAAATTAAAGTTAAATATGCTTGTGCGCTAACACAGCTAGCTGCAAGTGATGAAATGATCAAAGTACCCAGCGTAGGAGATCGTCCAGCACGCGATTTATCGCGTCAGGCGCTTGCCGAAGTGGTTGAGCCTCGGTACGAGGAACTATTTACGTTGGTAAGAGACGAATTACGTCGTAGCGGCTATGAGGATATGGTGGCTGCTGGTGTTGTGCTCACAGGGGGCACCTCACGCATGGAGGGCGTCAGTGAATTGGCAGAAGAGATTTTTCATATGCCAGTTCGTATTGCTTGTCCGCAAAATGTTAAAGGTTTGGCAGACGTGGTACGTAACCCAATCTATGCGACAGGTGTGGGGTTATTGCATTATGCCTTACAAGAAGCGCGACATGGGCAAGGCCTAGAAAGCCACGGGGGAGTTGTTGCTGTTCACAAAGGACGCAATGAGTTAACCCGGCGTGATATCAAGGAAGGTCAATCGGCGCTGGCAAGAATTAAAGGCTGGTTCAAAGGAAATTTCTGA
- the secA gene encoding preprotein translocase subunit SecA: protein MINNLLRKVVGSKNDRDVKRMQKSVLSINVLEQALEGLNDAELQAKTGLLREKLAEGASIDSLLPEAFAVVREASKRIMNMRHFDVQMVGGMTLHRGRIAEMKTGEGKTLVATLAVYLNALPGKGVHVVTVNDYLARRDAEWMRPLYEFLGLSVGVIFAGQTGEEKRHAYQCDITYGTNNEFGFDYLRDNMAFSLEDKVQRGLHYAIVDEVDSILIDEARTPLIISGAVDENTDLYGIVNRLAQQLEEGEASEDSDAPVTGDFLLDEKQKQVELTEQGHNKVEELMRAEGLLGEGESLYAAQNLNLLQHMHSALRARHLYHLDVDYIVSEGQVVIVDEHTGRTMPGRRWSEGLHQAVEAKEGVTVQRESQTLASTTFQNYFRLYEKLAGMTGTADTEAFEFRQIYGLDVVVIPTNRPLARKDLNDLVYLSAEEKYEAIIKDVKTETEAGRPVLVGTASIETSEYLARLMREAGLTFNVLNAKQHQSEAEIIAQAGRPGAITIATNMAGRGTDIVLGGNWEAEAAKLQNPTQEQIDALKAEWQKRHDGVLEAGGLHVVGSERHESRRIDNQLRGRAGRQGDPGSTRFFLSLEDSLMRLFGSDRVKRLMLALGLERGEAIEHKMVSNAVERAQKKVEGRNFDIRKQLLEYDDVANDQRRVIYEQRNEILSADEVSEAVIGIREEVMEDTISDFVPPQSLAEQWDLPGLEAHLKTEFNLEAPVTQWAAEDERFSEEKLRERLQAMHRDAYQAKVEAAGAALIRRFEKQVMLQVLDTRWKEHLQSMDHLRRGIHLRGYAQKNPKQEYKRESFELFQHLLTNIKADVTRILSHVQVRQPEEVDALEQKRREESVRERSMAASRHDDPNAQQEEVSQEAPGADGRPLRREGPKVGRNDPCSCGSGKKYKQCCGKLS from the coding sequence ATGATTAATAATTTGTTACGTAAAGTCGTTGGCTCTAAAAATGATCGCGATGTTAAACGCATGCAAAAAAGCGTACTCAGCATTAACGTTTTAGAACAAGCGCTTGAAGGACTAAACGATGCTGAGTTACAGGCAAAGACTGGGCTACTGCGAGAGAAATTAGCAGAAGGCGCGTCGATTGATAGCTTGTTGCCTGAAGCATTTGCCGTGGTGCGCGAGGCCAGTAAGCGGATAATGAACATGCGCCACTTTGATGTTCAGATGGTCGGTGGAATGACGCTGCATCGTGGACGCATTGCTGAAATGAAAACGGGGGAAGGTAAAACCCTGGTGGCAACACTTGCCGTATATTTAAATGCGTTGCCAGGTAAAGGCGTGCACGTTGTCACCGTTAACGACTATCTTGCTCGCCGCGATGCCGAGTGGATGCGGCCTTTATATGAGTTTCTTGGATTATCGGTAGGCGTTATTTTTGCTGGACAAACTGGCGAAGAGAAGCGTCATGCCTATCAGTGTGATATCACGTACGGAACCAATAACGAGTTTGGTTTTGATTATTTGCGTGACAATATGGCGTTCTCGCTTGAGGATAAAGTGCAGCGTGGCCTGCATTATGCCATCGTCGATGAAGTCGACTCTATCTTAATTGATGAGGCTCGTACGCCGTTAATTATCTCGGGCGCAGTAGATGAAAATACTGATTTATACGGCATTGTGAATCGTCTAGCTCAGCAGTTAGAAGAGGGCGAGGCTTCTGAGGACAGTGATGCACCCGTCACGGGAGACTTTCTGCTTGATGAAAAACAAAAGCAGGTAGAACTTACCGAGCAGGGGCATAACAAAGTTGAAGAGCTGATGCGTGCCGAAGGCCTATTGGGTGAAGGCGAATCGCTTTATGCTGCACAAAATCTAAACTTGCTTCAGCATATGCACTCCGCGCTGCGTGCACGGCACCTTTATCATCTAGACGTTGACTACATCGTGTCTGAAGGCCAGGTGGTTATCGTTGATGAACATACTGGTCGTACTATGCCGGGGCGTCGTTGGTCAGAAGGCTTGCACCAAGCGGTTGAGGCGAAAGAGGGCGTCACTGTTCAGCGAGAAAGTCAGACGCTGGCATCCACTACATTCCAAAACTACTTCCGTCTGTATGAAAAACTCGCTGGTATGACCGGCACTGCCGATACTGAAGCATTCGAATTCCGGCAAATTTATGGCCTGGATGTGGTCGTTATTCCAACGAACCGTCCGCTTGCTCGTAAAGACCTGAATGATTTGGTCTATCTCAGTGCGGAAGAAAAGTACGAAGCGATTATTAAAGATGTGAAAACTGAAACTGAAGCAGGGCGTCCTGTTTTGGTGGGTACGGCGTCAATTGAAACGTCAGAATACCTAGCTCGCCTTATGCGCGAGGCTGGCCTGACATTTAATGTGTTGAATGCAAAACAGCACCAGAGCGAAGCGGAAATTATCGCTCAAGCAGGTCGTCCTGGTGCCATTACTATCGCAACGAATATGGCAGGTCGTGGTACCGATATTGTTCTGGGGGGCAACTGGGAAGCGGAAGCGGCTAAACTGCAAAATCCCACTCAAGAGCAGATTGATGCACTAAAGGCAGAATGGCAGAAGCGTCATGATGGTGTTTTAGAAGCGGGTGGCTTACATGTTGTTGGTTCTGAGCGCCATGAGTCGCGTCGTATTGACAATCAGCTGCGTGGCCGCGCAGGCCGTCAAGGTGACCCAGGCTCTACACGTTTCTTCCTCTCGTTAGAAGATAGCTTGATGCGCCTGTTTGGTTCTGATCGGGTGAAACGCTTGATGTTGGCTCTCGGTCTAGAGCGAGGCGAGGCGATTGAGCACAAGATGGTTTCTAATGCGGTTGAGCGTGCCCAGAAAAAAGTAGAGGGGCGCAACTTTGATATCCGTAAACAGCTGCTGGAATACGACGATGTCGCTAACGATCAGCGTCGCGTTATCTATGAGCAACGAAATGAAATTCTTTCTGCTGATGAGGTTTCCGAGGCTGTTATTGGTATTCGTGAAGAAGTTATGGAAGATACCATTAGCGATTTCGTGCCGCCTCAGAGCCTTGCTGAGCAGTGGGATCTACCAGGATTAGAAGCGCATCTTAAAACTGAATTTAATCTTGAGGCTCCTGTTACACAGTGGGCGGCAGAGGATGAGCGTTTTAGTGAAGAGAAGTTGCGTGAGCGTCTACAAGCGATGCACCGCGATGCTTACCAAGCCAAAGTTGAAGCTGCTGGAGCTGCGTTAATTCGTCGTTTTGAGAAACAGGTAATGCTGCAAGTTTTGGATACTCGCTGGAAAGAGCATCTGCAGTCGATGGACCACCTGCGTCGTGGCATTCATTTACGTGGCTACGCCCAGAAGAATCCTAAGCAAGAATACAAGCGTGAGTCCTTCGAGCTATTCCAGCACTTGCTAACCAACATCAAAGCTGACGTTACGCGTATTCTAAGTCACGTGCAGGTTCGCCAGCCAGAAGAGGTTGATGCACTAGAACAGAAGCGTCGTGAAGAGTCAGTGCGTGAGCGCTCGATGGCTGCTAGCCGTCATGATGACCCTAATGCCCAGCAGGAAGAAGTGTCACAAGAAGCGCCAGGGGCTGATGGCCGTCCGTTGCGTCGTGAAGGGCCAAAAGTAGGGCGCAATGATCCGTGCTCATGTGGGTCGGGTAAAAAATATAAGCAGTGCTGTGGGAAACTGAGCTAA
- the argJ gene encoding bifunctional glutamate N-acetyltransferase/amino-acid acetyltransferase ArgJ: MAVGNVPFPDLPPLKGVRLGSAMAGIKKPDRRDVVVIELPKTATVAGVFTQNAFCAAPVVVAKAHLEACANAGHAPRYWLINTGNANAGTGASGLQDAYASCEALAEQTNVDKSQVIPFSTGVIGESLPMARLLAGIPNALSSMADDSLAWQQAGEGILTTDTRAKGATVTVSIGDQQVTINGITKGSGMIKPNMATMLGFVVTDAAIEQTLLASLLRETVDRSFNCITVDSDTSTNDACMLAATGIGARVESEEQIAVFRNALQRVMTELAQAIIRDGEGATKFVTLQVNEASTRQEALDVAFTVAHSPLVKTALYASDANWGRILAAVGRAPVEAFDVNKVVIDLGDVRLVEKGGRAASYTEAAGSAVMAKEEIIIRINLGRGEECATVWTSDLSHGYVTINADYRS, from the coding sequence ATGGCGGTGGGTAATGTTCCCTTTCCAGACTTGCCACCCCTTAAGGGGGTGCGTCTGGGCAGTGCAATGGCAGGGATTAAGAAGCCAGATCGCCGTGATGTCGTGGTGATTGAACTGCCTAAAACGGCAACAGTAGCAGGTGTTTTTACACAGAACGCATTTTGTGCTGCTCCTGTAGTCGTAGCGAAAGCGCATCTGGAAGCGTGCGCAAACGCAGGGCATGCGCCTCGTTACTGGTTAATTAACACAGGCAATGCTAATGCAGGTACTGGCGCATCAGGCCTGCAGGATGCTTATGCCAGCTGTGAAGCGCTTGCTGAGCAAACGAATGTTGATAAAAGTCAGGTTATACCGTTTTCAACGGGTGTGATTGGCGAGTCTCTGCCTATGGCGCGGCTGCTTGCAGGTATACCGAATGCGCTGAGCTCCATGGCAGATGATAGCCTCGCTTGGCAACAGGCAGGCGAAGGAATTCTGACGACTGACACTCGGGCCAAAGGGGCTACCGTAACTGTTTCAATCGGTGACCAGCAGGTGACGATCAACGGCATAACCAAGGGGTCTGGCATGATTAAGCCCAATATGGCTACCATGTTGGGTTTCGTGGTGACGGATGCAGCGATTGAGCAGACGTTATTAGCGAGCTTGCTACGTGAAACGGTGGATCGCTCTTTTAATTGCATCACTGTTGATAGCGATACATCAACTAACGATGCATGCATGCTAGCAGCGACCGGCATTGGCGCTCGTGTTGAAAGTGAAGAGCAGATAGCCGTTTTCCGTAATGCGCTCCAGCGTGTCATGACTGAACTCGCTCAAGCGATTATTCGTGATGGTGAAGGAGCGACTAAGTTTGTAACGCTCCAGGTGAATGAAGCGTCTACTCGGCAAGAAGCGTTGGATGTTGCCTTTACCGTGGCCCATTCGCCATTGGTGAAAACTGCTCTCTACGCCTCTGATGCTAACTGGGGGCGTATTCTAGCTGCCGTAGGACGCGCGCCAGTGGAAGCGTTCGATGTCAATAAGGTGGTCATTGACTTGGGTGACGTGCGCTTGGTTGAGAAAGGTGGCCGAGCAGCCAGTTATACCGAAGCCGCGGGCAGTGCGGTCATGGCGAAAGAAGAGATCATCATTCGCATTAACTTGGGTCGTGGGGAAGAGTGCGCCACTGTGTGGACCTCGGATCTATCTCATGGCTATGTGACTATCAACGCGGATTACCGTAGCTGA
- a CDS encoding DUF721 domain-containing protein, protein MSIKVKRSRAQPITQLLTKSGSMGQLMRQSRLIDQAQRHLRAHLPDSMREHIFVGGFQNGRLTLISGQASWLTWLRYEQPRLLVLLHQLPGFESVTGFTLKVRPIRPIERPKRYNRTLSESAGKAVSDCAKDTDNPSLKRALERLAAHAPKHPDHN, encoded by the coding sequence ATGAGTATAAAGGTTAAGCGATCTCGCGCACAGCCCATTACCCAACTGCTGACCAAGTCTGGCAGCATGGGCCAACTTATGCGACAGTCCCGCTTAATTGATCAGGCCCAACGTCATTTACGCGCCCACCTTCCTGATTCAATGCGAGAGCATATCTTCGTCGGCGGCTTTCAAAACGGACGCTTGACGCTAATTAGCGGCCAAGCAAGCTGGTTGACATGGTTACGCTATGAACAACCTCGTCTGCTGGTTCTATTGCACCAGTTACCAGGATTTGAAAGTGTCACTGGCTTTACCCTTAAGGTGCGTCCTATCCGGCCGATTGAGAGGCCCAAACGCTACAACCGCACACTCTCTGAAAGCGCAGGCAAAGCAGTATCAGACTGTGCGAAAGATACCGACAACCCCTCACTAAAAAGGGCATTAGAGCGTCTAGCTGCTCATGCACCTAAACATCCAGACCACAACTAG
- the ftsZ gene encoding cell division protein FtsZ: MFELVDNAPSSSAVIKVVGVGGGGGNAVNHMVESNIEGVEFICANTDAQALKRVSAKTVLQLGGEITKGLGAGANPEVGRQAAMEDRDRIAELLNGADMVFITAGMGGGTGTGGAPVVAQVAKELGILTVAVVTRPFPFEGPKRMRAAEEGMKELSEHVDSLITIPNEKLLSVLGKNATLLTAFSAANDVLLGAVQGIAELITSPGIINVDFADVRTVMSEMGMAMMGTGGATGENRAREAAEKAIRSPLLEDIDLHGARGILVNITAGPDLSIGEFNDVGATVQEFASQEATIVVGTSIDMEMSDELRVTVVAAGLDGNKAKVASREPARRSAADASADYRKLQQPTVMRQQASARAEASDPAAKPRPEKRRTPDADDYLDIPAFLRRQAD, translated from the coding sequence ATGTTCGAATTGGTAGATAACGCACCCTCGAGCAGTGCGGTCATCAAAGTGGTCGGTGTTGGCGGTGGTGGCGGCAATGCTGTTAACCACATGGTTGAAAGTAATATTGAAGGCGTTGAATTTATTTGCGCCAATACCGATGCTCAAGCACTTAAACGGGTGTCTGCAAAAACAGTTCTGCAGCTTGGTGGAGAAATCACTAAAGGTCTTGGGGCGGGAGCAAACCCTGAGGTGGGTCGTCAAGCTGCCATGGAAGATCGGGACCGCATCGCTGAGCTATTGAATGGTGCGGACATGGTGTTCATTACGGCCGGTATGGGGGGGGGGACAGGCACTGGTGGTGCGCCAGTGGTTGCTCAAGTTGCCAAAGAACTAGGTATTTTGACTGTTGCTGTTGTTACCCGTCCCTTCCCATTTGAAGGGCCGAAACGAATGCGTGCCGCTGAAGAAGGCATGAAAGAGCTTTCTGAGCATGTGGATTCGTTAATTACTATTCCAAACGAAAAACTGCTCTCTGTGCTAGGTAAAAACGCAACGTTGCTAACGGCATTTAGTGCTGCCAACGACGTGTTGCTTGGCGCGGTTCAAGGCATCGCAGAGCTTATTACTAGCCCGGGCATTATCAACGTTGACTTTGCTGATGTTCGCACCGTTATGTCAGAAATGGGCATGGCGATGATGGGGACTGGTGGGGCAACTGGCGAAAATCGTGCGCGTGAAGCCGCGGAGAAAGCCATTCGAAGCCCGTTGCTTGAAGATATTGATCTACACGGCGCTCGCGGTATTTTGGTCAATATTACAGCGGGTCCTGATTTGTCGATTGGTGAATTTAATGATGTAGGTGCCACTGTTCAAGAGTTTGCCTCTCAGGAAGCAACTATTGTGGTGGGTACCTCAATCGACATGGAAATGTCTGATGAGCTGCGTGTGACGGTAGTTGCTGCTGGTTTAGATGGCAATAAAGCGAAAGTTGCCTCCCGTGAGCCGGCGCGCAGATCCGCTGCTGATGCATCTGCTGATTATCGTAAGTTGCAGCAGCCCACTGTCATGCGTCAGCAAGCCTCGGCGCGAGCTGAAGCATCTGATCCAGCTGCTAAACCCCGTCCAGAAAAACGCCGCACGCCGGATGCGGATGATTATTTGGATATCCCCGCGTTTTTACGCCGTCAAGCAGATTAA
- a CDS encoding carbon-nitrogen hydrolase: protein MPNSLTVGVVQQSAWPDKARSLAASEAGIRSAVSQGAQLVLLQELHATHYFCQYEDPALFDLAEPLDGPTGQRLAELAKELDIVLVGSLFEKRAAGLYHNTAVVYDRAKGRVGQYRKMHIPDDPAFYEKFYFTPGDADDDRGQGFTPIDTSVGRLGVLVCWDQWYPEAARLMALSGAELLLYPTAIGWDPNDDDAEKARQKDAWTIIQRSHGVANGLPVMVANRVGFEPDHSGVGDGITFWGGSFVCGPQGEMLAHAGEESQQLVVKIDMARSENTRRIWPYLRDRRIDAYGDLTRRYRD, encoded by the coding sequence ATGCCTAACAGCTTAACCGTCGGTGTTGTTCAACAGTCAGCGTGGCCAGATAAAGCACGTAGTCTTGCTGCCAGCGAAGCTGGCATACGCTCAGCCGTTAGCCAAGGGGCACAATTAGTGTTGCTTCAGGAGTTGCATGCCACTCATTACTTTTGCCAGTACGAAGACCCTGCACTGTTTGATTTAGCTGAACCACTAGACGGCCCTACTGGGCAACGCCTAGCCGAACTGGCTAAAGAGTTGGATATCGTGCTGGTAGGGTCACTATTTGAAAAGCGTGCAGCGGGGCTTTACCACAATACAGCCGTCGTTTATGACCGCGCAAAAGGACGTGTTGGGCAGTACCGTAAAATGCACATTCCTGATGATCCAGCCTTTTACGAAAAGTTTTACTTTACCCCTGGCGATGCTGATGACGATCGCGGCCAAGGCTTCACGCCCATTGACACCTCTGTTGGGCGTCTAGGGGTCTTGGTTTGCTGGGATCAATGGTATCCAGAAGCAGCACGGTTAATGGCACTAAGTGGTGCAGAGCTACTTCTCTACCCCACCGCCATTGGCTGGGACCCAAATGATGATGACGCTGAAAAAGCGCGTCAGAAAGATGCCTGGACTATTATACAGCGCTCCCATGGCGTTGCTAACGGGTTACCCGTAATGGTCGCTAACCGTGTGGGCTTTGAACCCGACCACTCTGGCGTTGGTGACGGCATTACGTTCTGGGGTGGAAGCTTCGTATGCGGCCCACAAGGTGAAATGCTAGCGCATGCAGGAGAGGAGTCGCAGCAATTAGTAGTCAAGATAGACATGGCTCGTAGCGAGAACACTCGGCGCATTTGGCCATATTTACGCGACCGCCGCATTGATGCTTACGGTGATTTAACCCGCCGCTATCGCGATTGA
- a CDS encoding agmatine deiminase family protein, whose protein sequence is MTLANKTYRLLPEWYPQDGLQLTWPRPDGDWASLLSLIEATLERIVIATTRYQRVLISVPDVATQRRLAATFDAYGIPQSQLMLIVAPTDDTWARDHGPITVVDEAQQPLILDYTFTGWGGKFPAEHDNQLTQWLDDIGVWACPIATRNMVLEGGAIETDGEGTLLTTEACLLNPNRNSSLSRTDVEAQLAKDFGVDRFLWLANGHLEGDDTDSHVDTLARFCNASTIAYVRCDDPTDPHYPALNAMEQELMAFRQRNGEPYQLIALPWPQACFDPDDGHRLPATYANFLIINHAVLVPTYGDPADLIALQALSVVFPEHTMIPIECVSVIRQHGSLHCLTMQLPRGTLVPALSHS, encoded by the coding sequence GTGACGTTGGCTAACAAAACTTACCGTTTATTGCCTGAGTGGTATCCCCAAGACGGCTTGCAACTGACTTGGCCCCGCCCAGATGGCGACTGGGCATCGTTGTTATCGCTTATCGAGGCAACACTTGAGCGTATCGTGATAGCCACGACACGCTATCAGCGAGTGCTGATCAGCGTTCCTGATGTTGCCACCCAGCGCCGCTTGGCTGCGACGTTTGACGCCTATGGCATTCCTCAATCACAACTGATGCTCATTGTCGCGCCCACAGATGACACTTGGGCTAGGGACCATGGGCCGATCACCGTGGTAGACGAAGCTCAGCAGCCGCTCATACTGGATTACACGTTCACTGGCTGGGGCGGTAAATTCCCTGCCGAGCATGACAATCAGCTTACTCAATGGCTGGACGATATAGGCGTGTGGGCCTGCCCTATCGCTACACGGAATATGGTACTAGAAGGCGGTGCTATTGAAACCGACGGTGAGGGCACGCTGCTAACCACCGAGGCCTGCCTGCTGAACCCAAATCGCAATTCGTCACTCTCACGCACAGATGTTGAAGCTCAATTAGCGAAAGATTTCGGTGTCGACCGATTCCTATGGCTAGCAAACGGGCATCTTGAAGGTGACGATACCGACAGCCATGTTGATACGCTCGCACGCTTTTGCAACGCCTCGACCATTGCGTATGTCCGCTGCGACGACCCCACCGACCCTCACTACCCAGCATTAAATGCGATGGAGCAAGAACTGATGGCGTTTCGCCAGCGCAACGGCGAACCCTACCAATTAATTGCTTTGCCATGGCCTCAGGCCTGCTTTGATCCTGACGATGGTCATCGCCTTCCTGCTACCTACGCAAATTTTTTAATTATCAATCATGCCGTACTGGTGCCCACTTACGGCGATCCTGCCGATCTGATCGCACTGCAAGCATTGAGTGTTGTCTTCCCGGAACACACGATGATTCCAATTGAGTGTGTTAGCGTCATTCGCCAGCATGGCAGCCTCCACTGTTTAACCATGCAGCTACCAAGAGGCACTCTTGTCCCTGCACTTAGTCACTCCTAA